TTTAACCGGTATCAGGTCGAGCAGCAGCTGCCTTCCGTGCTGCAACTCGAGCAGGCACCTGCGCCGAAATCGACGCCGCAGTCGAGCTTGAACCCGTACATCGAGAAATCCACCTTGATTGGTTTCACCTTCTCGAGAAACGCTTTGTCTACAATGTATTTATACCCTTCGACTTCGTAAACTTCATCCGTATCTTTTGGCTTGTCCAAAGCCATAGCAAGGCCCGGGCCGCCTCACCCGCCTTCATTCAGGAAAATCCGGATCGGCGAGACTTCCTTTCCCTTGAAATATTCCGCAATCTGTTCGGTTGCCGCCGCTGTTACCTCGACCATAATATCCTCCTTAGGTGTATTGTATGCTTGTCCGAAATTTTTTTCTGTGGATCATATACTGCAGGAAAACCTATTCACGGGAACAGGGTTTGTCAACTCAAAAGGCCAAAATATGCCTTGGGTTTCATTATGTTCGGCTATGCCGACAGGTGTCTCTGAAATTGGCGGAGGTATTCATCGTAGACGGGTTTTGAAAACAGCACGAAGTAAATTTCTTCTATCCCACTGTTATTGATAATAAAATCATACGATGCTTTCAGGGCGATTGCGGCCGCCAGGTCGACGGGATACCCGTAAACCCCACAGCTGATGGCCGGGAAGGCGACGGACGCCAGGTGGTGCCGTAGGGCGATCTCGAGGCAGTTGCGGTAACAGTTTCGCAGCACCCGGCCGTCGGCTGCGGAACCGCTGTAGACCGGCCCGACCGTGTGGATCACGTGCCGCGCCGGCAGATGGTATCCCCGGGTTATTCTGGCTTCGCCCGGCGGGCAGCCGCCTATTTCCCGGCACTCGGCCAACAGTTCCGGCCCCGCGGCTCTGTGAATGGCGCCGTCCACCCCTCCGCCCCCTAAAAGCGTGCTGTTGGCCGCATTGACGATGGCATCCACATCGAGCCTGGTGATGTCGTCCTGCAGGATGCTGAATTTAGACAATATGTTTCCGCCCATGGCGAATCCTGTGCGTGTTGTTTGCACTTCGTGCGTCACTTGGCCTTCGGCCGTTATTTACCCTTCGGGTGTGAGTTACGCTTCGCGTGAGATTTATTGTCGCTTTTAGCAGAAAGCGATTAACGACAATGAATTGCAGCGAAGCAAATTACGGCAAAGCCAAATTATCATCAATACCGCGCGTTAGCGCACGTATTAGCCGGAGGCCTAATGACAGCGAAGCGAATGAAGACCGTGTTACAGATCGTAGAGCGTTTCGTCACGCGTCGGTTCGGGCCTTTTGACGGCGGCACCCCTGCCGCCGGCGTTCGCTGCGACAAAGGGGTCTTCACTTTCCAAAAGGTCGCCCATTTCAGCCTCCACCTGTTCGGGGTCTTCCCCTTTTTCCATGCGTTCCAGCGCTTCGCTCATGCCGGGCCCCAGCTTCAAACCGGTCATATCGGTCAATTTGCGCATGAGATTGGCGGCCTGGCGGGGGTCGTCCTCATCGATGTGGTCGACCTCCCGGGACAGAACGTCCATGGCTTTTTCCATCCGGCTTTCGTCTATGGGCAGGTCGTCCATGTCGCCGCCTTCCGTTGCCTTTCCGGTAAAGGCGAACATGGAAACCTGGCGGGTCAGTTTTCTCTTGCCGCATCGGGGGCAAAGCGGCCGTTTTTTGGTATCGACGGTTTTGGAAAAGAAATTGAAAATCGTGTTGCAGTCTTGGCAGAAAAATTCGTAGATCGGCATCGTCCCATTCATCCTTCTACGGGGGTTTCAGGTTGAAGCCCTGCTTGGGGGCGCATTCCCCGCCGTTTCCCGGAGGGCGGCCCGCGCCTCCGAAAAACGGCGGGATCAAAAGGATGTCGCCATTATATTACGGACCTATAACCAATAACAAGGTAAAAGCCTGCCGGCCGGGGCGGTATTATTCCCCGGCAATCGTTGTGCCTTGTTTTGGGTTATAGATTCGTTATATTTTTACAGCGGTCACTTGTCAACGCCGGCTCTCAAAACATGCTCGCGTTGACGATCATGTGGCAGGCGATGCCGGCCAGGTAGCCCAGGATGATGACCGGCGTCCACTTCAAGTGAAAGCCGAAGGTATAGGTCCCGCGGGCGGCCCCCATCAGGGCGACGCCGGCGGCCGAACCCACGGCCAGGATGCTGCCGCCGGTCCCGGCTGTCAGGTCGCCAGCAGCCACTGGCCGACGGGCATGGGCGGGTCCATGGTCAACACGGCGAACATCACCGGGATGTTGTCGATAATGGCCGGAAGCACGGCCACCATCGTATTGGCCAGCGTGGCTCCCAGAACCGTGTAGAGGTAGTTGGAAAGCAGCCCCAGGTAGCCGAACTGCGACAGCCCGCCGCAAATTTTATCAGCGTGCCGCGTATTGGTTTTCATGCTTTCCGGAAATGGGAAAAGGGGACGTATATTAAGGCCGGTTGTCGATGCCAAATAAAACGTGGTTCGGGCCAGATTCTTCTGGACAGTCCGTGAAAGTTTGTGCTAGATCGCGCACGACCATTAATTAAACTTAGGTTAAAATATGTTTGAAAAGGAGACAATATCATGGAGAGATCGCTATCCATCATCAAGCCCGACGGCGTCAAACGCGGTTTGATCGGCGAGGTGGTAAAACGGTTGGAGGCAAACGGCATTAAGATCGTGGCCATGAAAATGGTTTACATGACGAAAGCGCAGGCAAAGGGATTCTACGCCGTGCATAGGGAACGCCCCTTTTTCGGCAGCCTGACGGATTTCATGTCTTCCGGTCCGGCGGTAGTCATGGTGCTGGAGGGCGAGGATGTGATTGCACGCTACCGCAAGCTGATGGGCGCCACCAATTTCAAGGAAGCGGAAGAGGGCACCATCCGCAGGGATTT
This sequence is a window from Deltaproteobacteria bacterium. Protein-coding genes within it:
- a CDS encoding O-acetyl-ADP-ribose deacetylase, which gives rise to MGGNILSKFSILQDDITRLDVDAIVNAANSTLLGGGGVDGAIHRAAGPELLAECREIGGCPPGEARITRGYHLPARHVIHTVGPVYSGSAADGRVLRNCYRNCLEIALRHHLASVAFPAISCGVYGYPVDLAAAIALKASYDFIINNSGIEEIYFVLFSKPVYDEYLRQFQRHLSA
- the ndk gene encoding nucleoside-diphosphate kinase translates to MERSLSIIKPDGVKRGLIGEVVKRLEANGIKIVAMKMVYMTKAQAKGFYAVHRERPFFGSLTDFMSSGPAVVMVLEGEDVIARYRKLMGATNFKEAEEGTIRRDFATDIEKNVVHGSDAPETAAFEIGYFFNSFEIVS
- a CDS encoding zinc ribbon domain-containing protein, whose translation is MPIYEFFCQDCNTIFNFFSKTVDTKKRPLCPRCGKRKLTRQVSMFAFTGKATEGGDMDDLPIDESRMEKAMDVLSREVDHIDEDDPRQAANLMRKLTDMTGLKLGPGMSEALERMEKGEDPEQVEAEMGDLLESEDPFVAANAGGRGAAVKRPEPTRDETLYDL